The sequence below is a genomic window from Etheostoma cragini isolate CJK2018 chromosome 20, CSU_Ecrag_1.0, whole genome shotgun sequence.
CCCAAGTCACATGACAGCCCTTTAATCCCAGGTGCCGATGAGTGGAGACCACTGTCATGTTATCTATGAAGACAGGAATAAATACAGAGAGCATGTGTATTCCCTCAGGGGTCCAAAGGTTAACACAAGACACAGGAAATTCAATCAATAGATCTGTAGACATTACATTGGGATTCATGCACTGTATAATTGTTGCAACTTTACTTTTATCAAAAACCATTTGTCCTGAACAGCCAAAGACCATAAGTCCCTTGAACCTGTggtaaaaatgtatcaatggtCAGGCAcaagtgttttgaaaaactgttAGCTCTAAAATACTCCAACACTGCTTACCTTGTATTTACATGTTATAATGGAATCTGTGGCAAGTGGTTCTTTAGTGTGTGATGTGTTCAATGTGTAGCTGACAGTCACTCTCAGACACCCACCTGTGACAGAGTCTTTCCAGGGTCTTGTCTCACCCATGTATCTGACGACACCCATTTGAAATCCGACTGCTCTGACAGGATTGGTTTTACACAATCAGGAAGCTCCAGCTTCTCCACGGCTAGGATCCTCTCGGGAAGTTCCAGTTTCTCCACTGATAGAATCGTTGTAGCATTGGCCTTTGCAGTGTTGAGGAGTTCTTTATCTGGGGAACATAAAACAGTTTTGAGATAATATTCAAGGACTtatgcaattaaaaataattgttaaagtGTGCCTTTGGgcaatgaatacaaataaaatagtGACTGTTCCCTAATTTTGATCAAGTCATCTTACCATCCAGATTTAGGTTGACAGAATTCTCTGAAGATCCGGACCTTGAGACGCTTTTGTGGGTCCTGGGTGGGGATTGGGAAAACCGACTCACAGACCTCCTGTACCTGCGGCTGGAAGGCCTGGAGCGGGGATGTCGGTCCCGGCCATTTCTGCGATGGTTGTCACAGCGACAGCGGGAGGAAGGTCTGTGGCAACGAGGATGAGAGCGGGACCTGGTGTGAGAGGAGGACCGGCTGCTGCTGGATGAAGACGATGAGGAAGACCTGTAACGTCGCCCGTGGGTGCCACGTCCCCTGTGGCGACTAGAGCGTCCGCCAATTCTGGGTGGTGAACGGGAGCGAGAGGAAGCAGGGCTGTTCTGGTCAAAGATTACACTGATGCCATCTCTCTGACGAACGTCGGCCATTTCAAAGTTTGAGTCTTCTCCCTTGGCCATTGCTTTTTTGCCACAagctgaaatgacaaaaaaagaaagatatgcataagtaaaataaaaataaaaaacttgttACAGTATCCATTCACCTTGAATGGGCTGGGCCCTTGTAACGTTACTTCAACGTAGCAATAATGTGCGTCATTAGATCTCATTTTAGTGCCTTGATAAAAATCACCCACAGTCTGTAAAGCTATGGCTTTTGTTGCATAACATTAGTTCCCCTTAGTGCTGCCCCTAGTGAGCAAAGCAACGTACTGCAGCCATTAGATAAGAGAACTGCAGCGGCCGACTGGAAAATACTGGAAATTTCCGGAATGACGCAAGCTAAAGTTAGCCGGACTAGCTTGCTACCATCTGTTATCACTCCAAACACGCAATATTAACTAGTTAAatcacacaaacattaaattacaaagacaacacatttatatttagtCGATTAACGTTAAATGAAACCGTTTACACGTAACTCCAGTTCGGCAAAACAAAGTTAACGTTACGTCAGCTAAGGTTAGCTAAATGTAGCTAAGCTGAAGCTGCCGGAGTAACGTTTTGGACTTACCGTCGACTGTAACGTTAACTTGAAACCTTTGGTCCTGTTAAAATTTACAATATGTAAGAAAATCGCTTTCAAAACGTAAATGCAAAGATAGCTTTcgaataaaactaaaaatgctCAATTGTGGTGGTTTGAAACAATCGTTGCCTCTTCGTCGATGTTGAACCGTCTGTCGTCGTCACCAAAAGCGAACTGAGAGCTATGAGGCTGGCTCCAGAAGCTTCTAGTCCAGTCACGTGttcatcttctccttctttGAGGTGTAGGCGGTTGGCAAACAATGATTTGGGGCATTACCGCCACCGCCTGGTATGGGGTGTGAATCAGAAtgaatttacacaaaacataataataataataatggaaaaaCAGGCTTTATCATATTTTGCAACTCTTCTTTGCTTTTGTGCAACGCAACTAATTTTGAAGAAGAAACATGTTGGTGGTATTGCCCTTTATCTAGCCTACAACGTCGCAGGCAAGCAATCTCGCGATATCTTATGTAACGTCTTCTCCGATCACCATAACAGATTAGTTTGTGGCTTCCTGTTTTTTCCTGCCTCTCCACTTCCACGGTTGAAATCCCGACGAACGTGAAACACAGGCTAACGTATCGAGAAGAGATGGACGTTCTGACTGTATTGCCGTCCAGCTTTGGATATGTCATATTTACCTTCCTCTACAGCTGGATTATGCTGGGGTATTTGGCAGTCAAGGTTGGCGCTGCCAGGAAGAAGTACGATGTTAAGGTTGTACACATTTGACTTTAgtggaaaataatgaaaacaattaaaagtaaagttaacaCTGGCTAATGTAGAGTATGTTTGATCTTCGCTTTACTTTACAGTACCCCACCATGTACAGTGACAAGGAGCAGGTATTCAACTGTATCCAGAGAGCACATCAGAACACCCTAGAGGTGTATCCTCAGTGGCTTGTTTTCCAGACCATTGCAGCTCTTGTGTACCCAGTATGTATCCCTTTTTTCCAAACATAATTTAACATCCACTTATTAACTTCGTGTTTGTTTATATTCTTTTGCCATACTATTAGGACTACTAAACTTGTTATCACACAGTCACACGTGGGAGGGGCGACACATTTCTGTGATCTTTGGCATGGATTCTCCAGAGTCACAGTGATTAAGCAGATTTTCTTCAAACTGGATCACCGCTGTGTGTCCCAACTGTTGgtattaatttctttttttctttatttacaaagtTATCAGCTTCTGTGCTGGGGGCTATTTGGGTGACCAGCAGGTTTTCCTATGCCTGGGGCTACTACACAGGAGGTAAGACTGACATTGTGTTAAAGTAATGTTGAAGAacctaatgaaaaaaaaacacatgaagtcAGTTCATCCACTCTTTTTATCCGTCTACTTTTACACACAGTTATAGGCTACACACAGACTACTAATATTATTTATAATCTAtgtaatatgttatatattagtACTTAGGTCAAAATATAAAGGGCCCTTAAGGACTAAAACCCAATTCACCGCTCAACTGCTAGTATAAGGTAGGTGATACAATTACTCCCATGCTGGATGATGGAAATAAATCCTGTCATTCTTGTGAGAgattcaaatcaaaacaatccATTAATAATTCCCACAATATAGTACACCTAACTGTAGCATTACATGTGTAAAGTTTTCAATACATGTGTCACAGAGGTTACAGTACAGTGATTGCCAGAGCATTTAGTTGCTTCTCACCTAGTTATATTTCATTTACAGAAGATACCATTAAGCAAAAGATAGTAACTTGGCATCGGTGAGGTCTCTCAATGAGCTCAAGGTGCATGTCACACATTCTCTAAATATATGAAGGTTCTAAAAAATTTAGTATTAGAATATTAACAACataagtataaatatatataaacagtatgtattaaaaaataaaactagaatGAGCAGTACAGCAGAGTAATTACAGTAGCATGTAGAGCCAGAGATGGGGTGTGGAGAGTGTCAGGGTGAATGCATTATCTGCAAAATGTTAGGTGTGAATTTCCAAATCAGAACTAAACATTCCCCTGTAAACAAATAGTTAAGTATGTATTGATATTTGAttgtatttattgatattttatatatttctgcTTTGGTGAAAGtctgttttatgtttaattcCAGATCCAGCCAAGAGGATGAATGGTGCCTATGGCTACATTGGATACTTTGGTGTCATCTTTTTGTCCATAGCTGTAGCCTTGCAACTGCTTGGAGTCTTTTAAGACAATTGTAATCTTGTTTACTCATTAACACAAGGTTACATGTCATTTTCAGATGTGTCAACCAAAAATTAGCTGTACTGTTCTTTAAATGCTAATTTCAAATTCAACATATTTGTACGGACCACTAACTTGATATCtctttattcaaatatttgtgtgAATGTCTACACCATGTGATTATCGACAATAAAGTAGATGCTGATTGATTTTACAGCCCCAGATACTGTTTGTCCTCTAGTACTCCGTTGTTCACAGTTGCAGGCATTAAGGTTTGTGAATAATGAAAGTGTTGTTACACATGTGACTTACACATGATGGGCACAAATCTCCCATTAGAGCAGGCAGCAAATGGCTTCAAGACAATCTACAGATAATCTTAACATGCAATAATAGATCTGAGAAAATGTTCAGTTGGTGGCTTTCACAAGGTGGTTTCCTCTGCTTTGAGATAATAACCAAAGTATAAACTTTTCTCCGTTTTGTTTCAGTAAACGGCatgttttaa
It includes:
- the rsrp1 gene encoding arginine/serine-rich protein 1 isoform X2, with the protein product MAKGEDSNFEMADVRQRDGISVIFDQNSPASSRSRSPPRIGGRSSRHRGRGTHGRRYRSSSSSSSSSSRSSSHTRSRSHPRCHRPSSRCRCDNHRRNGRDRHPRSRPSSRRYRRSVSRFSQSPPRTHKSVSRSGSSENSVNLNLDDKELLNTAKANATTILSVEKLELPERILAVEKLELPDCVKPILSEQSDFKWVSSDTWVRQDPGKTLSQNPPLADGAQACGLHYSDYPCRELKTDEELLSICQR
- the rsrp1 gene encoding arginine/serine-rich protein 1 isoform X1; the encoded protein is MAKGEDSNFEMADVRQRDGISVIFDQNSPASSRSRSPPRIGGRSSRHRGRGTHGRRYRSSSSSSSSSSRSSSHTRSRSHPRCHRPSSRCRCDNHRRNGRDRHPRSRPSSRRYRRSVSRFSQSPPRTHKSVSRSGSSENSVNLNLDDKELLNTAKANATTILSVEKLELPERILAVEKLELPDCVKPILSEQSDFKWVSSDTWVRQDPGKTLSQSIEGESDMSNPTMSPKRKISFSINNSVVKQTVAASSCAKVTSRVDIYASRKPYGHWIPVQSAKTSKARKHRPATSH
- the mgst3b gene encoding microsomal glutathione S-transferase 3b — encoded protein: MDVLTVLPSSFGYVIFTFLYSWIMLGYLAVKVGAARKKYDVKYPTMYSDKEQVFNCIQRAHQNTLEVYPQWLVFQTIAALVYPLSASVLGAIWVTSRFSYAWGYYTGDPAKRMNGAYGYIGYFGVIFLSIAVALQLLGVF